AATGACACAGGGTGGTTTTATAGCTTCACTGATATGACTGGGTACTTTATGGTGTTTCAGAAAACAGAAGTTTACATAACCTTGCCTCCTCTGTGACCTTATGCCTTACCTCAGATTCACCCAAGACAAATCTTTAGTGGAATTCAAATAACTTTTCtgttacattaatttaaaatgctGTTGACCCagaatgtttgtttattcaaaacCTTTGATATTTCAATCACACAATGTGATTTTGGGGTATATGAATACAATTAACTTGACTTgagtttaaagttaaaattatttaaaatatagcAAGCTGCAGTATCACTTTAAGCCACCATAACAATCTAATGTACTAATGAAACTCTATACACTGACATTGACAGCTACCAAAGGTATTTCTTAGGTCATAATAAGGTCATATTGATagcatttttatgtagacaaatcatttaaaaaaaacaaaaaaaaaacatctacagagcttgtagaaaggtgcaggacaaaagtgtctcttttccttaaaaccATTATAATAACGGTgttcaataatcaataattatgttatcaataacacctttaaaatgtaGCTTCTTCTAAGCGTTTTGGTCTTTCATACACACAATGACGCAGACACCCATGCTTTCCTCCTAACCTAGCATCATTGGTAAATGTGGATTGTGTGTTATgatatttgagtttgtacatTGATGGAATGGGTGTTATAGTGTCTATATTAAGGAAGACACAAACGGTGACTGAAAGtacaatgatggaaaagagaggCAAAGACAGCTGTtgacaatgttttaataaaaatcccAATAAAACGGTCATGTGGAAagtgttttcaggtgttttaGTATGGACAGAAATTCTTTCTTAAACTGTTAAACTtggtttttaaacaaaaaacattagtGTGGATGTAGCCTTAGTGGTTTGCGCTTTGCATGTAGGCACAGAAGAGTTTTGAAACTTGTAAAAGGTGGGCCAGAATAAACCAAGAACACTGCAGCTCTCGTTCTACTGAAGATGAAGCTGTGATCATTTCTCCAGCTCCCACAACAAATATTAATGaatttaaacaaatgttaattGCCTTTCTGAATGCGACTTTTAAAAGACCACGCATAGTCCCTTGACCAACTTTTTGCGGACAGATGTGCTACACTTCATCCCGCTTCCTATGGCACTCACCTGTAGTTCTCGCACCACCCTCTTGATGAGGTAGTTTCCCAGCTCCACCCCTTGTAGACCGGCCtgggtggaggagatggagtaGAAGATGGCAGCGTTTACCTTGTTGACATCCTCCTCGGAGTGGAGTGTGGCAAACTCACGGACGATGCTctaagaggaaaaacacacattttttgttgtgtCACAGACAAATTCTGCATTACTCATCCAGATACAAGCCCTTTCCTCTCAGCTTCATAGCTGGAGCCAAAGCAGGAGTCTCGTGCAACTACTTCAGAGCTGCTGAGGCAAGACTGTGGATAATGCTGCACTATTTCACGCTGTGGAATATTTCAGTGTTGTCAAAAACACCTTCTTCTCACTGTAAATGCCAGGAGAAATAAGTCAGCGGGTAGAGGTTACTCCCGCGGGGATATGCAGTTTAAAGGCCTCTGTATTGTTTTTCACACAGCAATAATCCATTTGTCATCTGAGAGGAGGAACAAAATAGTAAATCCCAGATGTTTAACTATCCTCCGAGGTGTGTTAAAGTGAGACAAACCATTACAACAGCCTGCAGCTATTGCCTCTAACCTGAATGTTATCGGAGATGTCTTCAGTGAGGGCCACATGTAACACAACCAGGGGTTCTCCCGGCATGGCGGCATGGGTGAAGGCGTAACAGCGGCGGTACGGCCCCACTCTGCGCTTCAGGTCAGTCCAGTTCCTTACAGGGTGCACTGCCTCATACCTGGAAGAGGGTCTGAGAGTTACTCTTTCAGTTTTTGAATTAATCGTTTGCTAAGCCCCGCCCtccttagttactgttgctccACCAACTTCACACAGAGGAGACAAGGCAAAGTCTCATTTACATCCCATTTTTCTCCTGAATGAACTGTCCGTTTTTATTAGCTGTAGCTTGCTAGCTAATTCAGCGACTGTTAGCTTCGGGAGTTGGTTCTAAAGCCATCTATGGATGACTTGTTCAactgtttaaaaacaattaCCCTCAAAAATTTGTCTTAGATATGCACTTTATGGCTGCGTATGATTGCATGCTAAAACTGCTGATAGCAGCGTGAAGTTTGTTAGATCTAGCATAATAAGAGTCTTACTTAATTCCACATTTAAACCggctttaacttatcattgtGAAAAACGTGCTTTCACTCTCCCACCAGGCTCGATTTTTCTAGGAAAAAATTAAGGTCGAATTACGGCACAAAGGAAGGACGTCTGACATTGGCCAACCAAAACAGTAAGAGACATTGTATTACCCGGTCAATATCCCCATGAATGGTGAATGAGCTGGAATAACTGAAAACTCTATGCTGCAAAAGAAACcgcgctgatggaggaggcaaagaaggcgtagagggagagtgatagaaaccaagCTAAAACAAGAGATAACAAATGGGgattcactcaatggagagcacGGTGTTGTGTCTAAGTCTGTTCCCTCACTGATATGTGTTTCCCTTTACCACCAGAGCATGAGACGGTTAAAAAccggcattctttctactagacCAGGATGTAACAAAACCCGCCAACTTCTTCATGCAACCTAGTGTTTCGCTCCGAGTCACACTGTCGTTTCTTTTTGCTAAGGGCAGTAGCCAGGTTGCAGGTAGTAGCCTGGCTACTGGCTTCCTTTGCGGCAGTGGTGCCAACAGTAATAACACAGGGAAACGCTGGGGGGAGAAAGttgaaatgttgtttatttctgctttgaATCTAACATAACCTTGTATCGATGTTTAGTATATAATTGGACAAGCCAGACAGAGTTCAGATATATGCTTACAAGATTGTAGCTACAGTCTCAAGTTCCATTCAGTTTTCATACGGTGCTGCATCATTTGtgtgtaagaaaagaaaatatgatgaaatgaaagagagaggtagagaaaaaaacaaggtgTGAGGGAGCATGAATGCCCTTACTGGCTGATTTTCTGCAGGATCTCACAGGGGGACTGCCAGGTGATTCTCTCCAGATGGAGCAGACCTACAGAGAACCACTCTGAAAGCAAACTCTTCAGAGTGCCATTCAGGTccttggagagaaaaaaaaaggtgagagTTTAGAATTAACATCCAAATCCAACCGATAATAGAAAATCTGCCACATTCTGCCTCTTGGCAGCCAGTCTGTTGggaaaataaaagaaggaaCTATATATGATATGAATAAAACACTGGTATGTAGGAAACTCCTCATAATGAATGAGAAAAAGAATGGTAGCCAGTATTTTAcaagaaatgtatatttattgGGGCTATGAGAGTATGTTGGTAATTTTATTCAGATCTTATAAAGAACAAACTAATTTAAAGCATTAACTGGAAATTGCAGCTTTTATATGACTACTTAAGAACAGGATAAACACAAAGCCTCGCAACCTCCTTTATTGAAGCTCTACCTCACTGACTGACAGCGAAGTTGCTCGAGCTTTTCTGTGGGTTATAAAAATCTTCCATAACGGTGTCTCACACACTGTGCGCGGTCCCCTGGGTATCTGTGTGCCGtctgaatgttttcacattatgaGTAGTGATTCGTTTGAACCTGCGATGGGTGTAGACGTGGCACTTCAATCAACAATTTGCCATTTCAAAGCAGGCCTGTCCTCCTGCAAAGGTCAGACCTCATTTAAAGCAAAtctcctgcaaacacacaaacaagcgcAGGTGGTGCACATgcgcagacacacaaataccGCTTATATTGGCTGCTCCGTAGGATGGCTTCACTTCGGGCTTACTTTAATGCCCGCTTGTCAGTCATAAAAATAGCTAATACAAACAAGCTCAAACACAGTCATGGTACAAAAGCCAGTGGCTGAAGTTCTCCATGAGCAAACCAAAACTAACAAAACTTGAAATTCTCCCTCACACATATGCATCAGGCGCTGCATTATTCAGCTCTATGGTTGAGAGGTTTCACGCTGGAAAATTCTGTTGAGTGAAGAGCAAATCAAAAGTAAGCCTCggagaaagaaaaagttcagcAAAACTTCCCATGCGACAGTGTGTGTACGCTGTATATGTGTACTTCACAAACTGCCTGAGGTGAAATAATCTACGATGGCCGATAATCCCAGCCTTACATTTctgtggggggggtgggggaaAAAGCAGCACATCAACAAACCGTGAGAGTGCAGCTGCTGCCCTAGGTAGCCAATTCTTACTCACACAAAGGGAAGGCCAAACTGAGATGTGTTGCCATTGACCCAGCAGAAGATGAAGTCTTTTGAAATGGGACTAGCATTCAAAGCCTGAGGttaggagggagaggaaggacgggaaaagaagaaaatcctgCAGTCCAttggaaagaaaatgaagcaaCACTTTTTGACACTGTGCCGGTGTGGCAAGGCGCTGATGTTGCAGCTGATATATTGAGTTATAATGTGATTATACGGAGACAGCAGTGCCTGGAAAGAACGATATTCTATCTAAGGCCGAATGACCACACTGCTGAAGTGTCTACAGGTCAATCTGTGTGATTGTTGCCAGAACCTTTAGTCCAGTAGGCTGAATGCCACTGGCAAGACTGGAAAGTCTATctaagggagggaggggtgctCACTGACACTTTGTGAAATCCAAAGCAGTTAAAATGAAATCTTTGACTCATCTTTAAATCTTTTATCCACTCAGTTTATGGACAGGTGAACAAGAAACAAGAATGAAAGGCCTGGAGGGAGACAGAGTGAGGAGGAACATCAAAAATCAATTATCCAACAAAGAGAGACTAATCTAGCAGAGAATTTAAAGTGACACTCCTCCAAGAACAGCAGTAGCTACAGCACTGTGGAATCCAAACTTTCATCACTCCAGTCATTTTAGAAAGTCTATCATTTTCCCCCTCCATGTTTCAGTGTTCCTTTTGATTATCCTCTGGTATGCATGTGTGCTCAACACCTGTAGTACAAGCTTTAATCACAACGACCTTTTCCCATTCTTAGCACAATCAATTCTGGCAATAACAACAAGAAAAGATTGCTGTGTACCGCCAAGACCAAGGTGGTCAACACTCCATAGGTAGCTTAGACCTTTGTAAACTACAAAAGGTCTCAGTGGGCCTCTGTTATTGGGATTAAATGCATCTGAACCACCTCTCGGCAGGAATAAAATAGATTTTGAGCAGGAGAGAAGAGGCTCTTAGTCCTCTGGCGATAGTAGAGTCAGGGTTTTTGAAAATCAGAGTACGGTCTATATATAGCCTGCAAGCTTCTGTAAAGCCACTTGTTGATTTTCTAAATGCAGCTTTCACATCAGCTCACACTACAGTCCGTTAGACTCtgcattattatattattattataactttctacgcctttgtttgttcacactgaaccgaGCAGCGCtgcagaaccaaaagaggcgtgacagGACACATCATGACTCCAACGTAGACATAAAGCCAATGTGAGGAATACAAAACAGACTGATGGTTAACAAGTATAGACTCCAGCACAAAGGATAATTTCACCCtaaaatgaacattcagtcattCCCTGTTcatcctcatgctgatggaaagtcatgTGAAGTTTCGTAatccgcaaaacatttctggggcttcaccgcaaaacagtgttgcagcattgtcataaacaacttaagtagatggcgactttggaaaaaaacaaaacataaaacatgcaatccaagtctcctgaagcaCTGCCTTTATTCACACTCTTGACGCGCAGTCTGGCTCACTTCAGACGTGCTGCCACAAGAATTTAGCcttaaaaacagtttaaatgacgtcttttcaaatcaatttgggatctctgtgCTTGCGAGGACTTAGATCACGCCGGACTAGTTGTTTGGAGCCGTGTGATGTTTCCTTttcgttttttttgtttttgtttaaagctggtccccatctacttcagttgtgtaGGATAATGTTGTAAGGCTGTtctgttgtgaagctccagaaatgattttgtaattttgtggactacgaaacccGACTTTTCATTGGCTCatgggtgagtagataatgactgaatttccattttttggtggactttgaaaaaaatcaaaaaatgatttaaaaaactgtttaaatactGATTCATCTTATAGAAAACTAAATGCTGCAGGTTGGATATTGCTGAAAACACAATCATTTCTATTTTGCTCTACTTTTTGACATTCTATAGACCCCAAAATGTAACAATTAAGAAAACGTTCGCTAGttgcagcacaaaataaaacataaggTGTCACACAGTTAACTCCATCTTCTATTGCACATTTATTACAAGTACATAAATATAAACTCACTGGTTGGGAAAAAAGGACTAGCTGAACATGTATCTAGTGCCTTTGTTTATGTGATGCACCTGTGAAGACAGTAGTTGGATATGCAAGCTCGTCAAATTACTCTTTGCGCGAAACGGGTGAGCAAGTTTTAGTATCAATCATCTACGGTGCATTATGCACTCTGCCTTGGCCTCTGAAACTTGATTTGAAAGAAAGGTCTCAGATGCTAATAACACACAGTGTTCATTTGAATACTCATACAAATTAATTGTACAGAAATAATAAGACAGCAAGCTTTCTATCTGAAAGTGTATTAGCTCTTATTCCAAGGTTTGCATTGAGACTCCTACACTCTGGTGCTGAACTGCATTGAAAACTGTAACTTAATTTGACTGAACATGAATGACAGAACAATAAAGTAAATGAGACTACACGAGCCACGTCTGTGTGATGGAAAATGTAACGTTTTGGTTTTTAATCCagcctccttttctttcaaTCTTATTTTCACTTTGTCTTCAAAATACTCATTACTTGCCTGATTTATATTCTGCTCTTTCACCTGGTTGCTGCAGCAGAGTAGCTTTGGCCCTTCCGTGTAGAGAATGAAATATTGTCACAGggtttattttaacacaacagCTTACAGTAGCAGCTCTGCTACTGCAAGTTTATCTCTGCAGCcatgacaaacagaaaatataaaggAAGACCTAAAATTGATCCCCAAAAAAGCTCTGTTGACTCATCTGCAAAGCGTCCTAAGATATGAGGAAATTTAAAGATCTATTTTAGTTCATTGAGCTTGGCATGGGGCAAACTGGGGCAAAGGTAACAGCCACTCAAGATATGATGAAATGTGAGCCATGTGATGGGGCAAAGCAAGGGGGGCAGTTAATGCATCAGTGTGGGTGTTAGTTGTGTAGGCAGCTATACTGCTGATGCTGTTAAATTACATCACACACAATATCCAAACATTCAGGTTCAGCCATTCAGCCAACAGTGCCAAACGCCTATACGCGAACAGCACTGTTTGACTCATGCGAGCACCCGtagaaaaagtaaacaaacgTTTTACCCTGATATGTGGGCTCTCGCTAGCTTTGGATGAGATTATTTCAAGCACATCGGCTCGGAGATCCACCAGAAACTTCACTCCTCCCTCGACTCTGCTTATGTGGTTAAGCAGCTGTTTATATTGGGGAGTCAAGCTGTATCGCAGCCTGTCTTCAACTTGCAAAATGGTCGCCAAGTCTCGGAGCTGAGTGTCCAACAGCTTCGCGGCGAGCTCTGAGACGCTCTTGTGGTCCACTCCGAAGTCTTGAGACAGCTTCGTCAGGACACCGAGTTTGTCGTCCTTGTTCAGACTGTTGTAGAAGTGCATAAAGTCCAAGCTGTTTGACtcgggaggaggaggggactTGTCTCTTGTTTCGTATGTGGGTACAGGTGCAACGACCCTCGCCagtatctcctccatgctcgTGACACTGCCACGAACAGGGGTCGAGTACCAGCGGCAAACGCTGAAGTCTGAGGCCCTGAGAGCTGCTTTGAGGACAGTCCGGTGTTGCCAGCACCTCACACTGCTGCGAAAAGCCCAGATTACAGGGTGGGATATCATCGCCGGGAGGGAGCTCAGCTGTCTGTTTGGGACCCGCGACCAGTGAACACACAGGAGGCAACCACTTCCGGGtctcttaaagagacagtacaGCTGTCATAGACTGGAGGTCCATGACAGGTCTAGTCTCATATAATGAGTACAAAATATAAGAGGGTCAACCATACAGA
This sequence is a window from Pagrus major chromosome 8, Pma_NU_1.0. Protein-coding genes within it:
- the mlycd gene encoding malonyl-CoA decarboxylase, mitochondrial, which produces MISHPVIWAFRSSVRCWQHRTVLKAALRASDFSVCRWYSTPVRGSVTSMEEILARVVAPVPTYETRDKSPPPPESNSLDFMHFYNSLNKDDKLGVLTKLSQDFGVDHKSVSELAAKLLDTQLRDLATILQVEDRLRYSLTPQYKQLLNHISRVEGGVKFLVDLRADVLEIISSKASESPHIRDLNGTLKSLLSEWFSVGLLHLERITWQSPCEILQKISQYEAVHPVRNWTDLKRRVGPYRRCYAFTHAAMPGEPLVVLHVALTEDISDNIQSIVREFATLHSEEDVNKVNAAIFYSISSTQAGLQGVELGNYLIKRVVRELQSEFPHMSQFSSLSPIPGFSSWLQGVLSQYRKEGRGSDLLSEQEWKEVEQATDSAPGTPATEALRKLIGTSEWMHSERLSRVLEPALMRLCAWYLYGEKRRGYALNPVANFHLQNGATMWRLNWHADTSPRGVANSCGIMVNYRYFLNETSKNSALYLQNKVITASEQVLGLVSQFQKNSKL